The following DNA comes from Brassica oleracea var. oleracea cultivar TO1000 chromosome C5, BOL, whole genome shotgun sequence.
GTTCAGTGTTCTCACTTATCCTGTTCCTCAGCCAGTGAGACAAGGGACAACTAGGGTTAATGTTGGCTATGGTCCGATGGCTGTAGGTCCAAGGTGGCTTGCATATGCTTCCAACAGTGCCATAACCATGAAAACAGGGCGCCTAAGCCCACAGAGCTTTGTTTCTTCACCCAGTGTCAGTCCAAGTAGAGCTGCAGGTGGAAGTAGCGTGATGGCCCGTTATGCAATGGAGTCTAGCAAGCAGTTAGCCAATGGACTACTCAACTTGGGGGACATGGGATATAAAACATTGTCAAAATACTACCAAGATATGCTCCCTGATGGATCTAATTCTCCAGCGTCGCCAAATTCAATCTGGAAAGTTGGTGGGGTTTCTGGATTGGATGCAGAGAATGCTGGAATGGTTAGTTTTATTCTGAATTTGAACATCTTGAGCAATTCTTAGGTCACATTATTCCTTTCCGCTAGAGTCGTCTAGCAGTCATTACTCAGCCGTGATAGAGATACTTAAAAGCTCAGAATTTCTACATAGTTTCTTACTAGGGCTCCTGAATCAAAGATCTTAATCAATAGTCACTTGCTTCAAGCTTTGTTCCCTTGCTAGTGTTTTGGATTAATTTATTGCACACATTTTGAATGTTCGTTTCATAGGTTGCTGTCAAAGATCTTGTTTCCGGAGCTGTAGTATCACAGTTCAAGGCTCATACAAGTCCTGTCTCAGCCCTTTGTTTTGATCCTAGTGGAACCCTATTGGTTACTGCTTCTGTGTGTGGGAACAATATCAATGTCTTTCAGATCATGCCATCTCGTTCGCATAGTGCACCTGGTGACCTAAGCTATGAGTGCGACACTTCTCATGTGCATCTCTTCAAGCTGCATAGAGGGATCACTTCGGCCGTAAGTATACCTTTAAGTTGTGACATATGTCCTTTCTTTTTAATATGCGGTTTTCTTGATTGGAAAATTTCTACCCCTTTTAACAGATTGTCCAGGACATTTGCTTTAGTCGTCACAGTCAGTGGGTGGCTATTATTTCATCCAAGGGTACTTGCCACATTTTCGTTTTAAACCCCTCTGGCAGCGATGCTGGGTTGCTACCTTTAAATTATGAGGGTGAAGAACCTGCCCGACTTTCAGCTTCAACTTTTCCATGGTGGAATACGCAAACTTTGGCAGTTAATCATCCGTCTTCATCGCCACCACAAGCTGTAGCCCTTTCTGTAGTGAGCAGAATAAAATACAGCAGTTTTGGGTGGCTTAACACAGTAAGCAATGCTGCCACTGCTGCAACTGGAAAAGTTTTTGTACCATCGGGTGCCGTGGCTGCTGTTTTTCACAAGTCTGTTACTCATGACCTTCAACAGAACTCGCGGACTAACTCATTGGAGCATATCTTAGTATATACTCCATCAGGCCATGTGGTGCAGCATGAACTTCTGCCATCTGTTTGCGCAGGATCACCTGAAAGTGGTTCGAGAGTGCAAACCGCATCACATGCTCAAGTTCAGGAGGATGACTTGAGGGTCAAAGTTGAGCCTATCCAGTGGTGGGATGTATGTAGAAGGTCTGACTGGCTGGAAACAGAGGAACGACTTCCCAAAAGTGTCACTGAAAAGCAATACCATTTGGATACAGGGTCGAGTAACTTACCAGTCCATGAGGATGCATGCCTTTCCCTTGACATCAATGGCAACTTTGGTGAAGATAAAACTAGTTCTGAGAAGGCCCCTGAAAGATCCCACTGCTATCTTTCTAACTTTGAAGTAAAGCTTACCTCAGGGATACTACCAGTGTGGCAAAATTCGAAGGTATTTTTTTTGTCAAAATTTCTCTTTCTTGCTTATAGCTGTACTTATCTCTTGATTTTTATTTTGCTTTCTTGATGTGGTGGTAGATCTCTTTTCACGTGATGGACTCTCCAAAAGATAATACTGGTGGAGAGTTTGAGATAGAAATCGTTCCAGCCCATGAACTTGAAATAAAACAGAAAAAACTCATGCCAGTTTTTGATCATTTCCACAGCACCAAAGCTACGCCGGAGGAGAGGTAATCCCAAAAGCTGGACAACTATTTACTGTCTTCTTGTACTATCCATTTCTTAGACGAAAGTTTCTAGGTGGACAAGAATTCTCACGTGCTTTACTCACACAGCCTATGTATTCTCTTTTCCAAGTTTCCTGTTTTATGTTCCCTGATGCATATCTTAATGCTTTGAATCATGGAATGTCTGACATAGGTTTTCCATGAAATGTTATCACACATCGCCGTTGGGATCTTACCAAGCCAATGGAAAGATTTGCCAAGATATAATCAACTGTCACTCGAAGCCAGGATCTGCTGGAAGTTCTGAAGAGAGTAAGTCAATATTCCCTTCCCTAGTTATCATTTATGAGTTTGTTCATCACCTCGTCGATATCCTTTCAAGTTATGTGAAAGTAATCATTTGTTTTAATTGTAATAGGTTCATCTAAACGGATGGATAATTTCCATGATTCGGATCACATGAACAACTCATTCAAGTCTTCTTCAAATCTTTACCCAACAACAAATGGGTTCTACAAGGAAATAGAGAAGGAGAACACAAATGGGTTTGTTGAGAAACCTG
Coding sequences within:
- the LOC106294994 gene encoding autophagy-related protein 18g, with amino-acid sequence MMKKGKGRNSSGLLPSSFKIISSCLKTVSANATNVASSVRSAGASVAASISAAEDDKDQVTWAGFGVLELSQHITRHVLLLGYQNGFQVFDVEDASNFNELVSKRGGPVSFLQMQPLPARSGDHEGFGNSHPLLLVVAGDDAAGMGSGQSFSHNGSLARVDSFGDATSYPTTVRFYSLRSHSYVYVLRFRSSVCMIRCSSRVVAVGLATQIYCFDALTLENKFSVLTYPVPQPVRQGTTRVNVGYGPMAVGPRWLAYASNSAITMKTGRLSPQSFVSSPSVSPSRAAGGSSVMARYAMESSKQLANGLLNLGDMGYKTLSKYYQDMLPDGSNSPASPNSIWKVGGVSGLDAENAGMVAVKDLVSGAVVSQFKAHTSPVSALCFDPSGTLLVTASVCGNNINVFQIMPSRSHSAPGDLSYECDTSHVHLFKLHRGITSAIVQDICFSRHSQWVAIISSKGTCHIFVLNPSGSDAGLLPLNYEGEEPARLSASTFPWWNTQTLAVNHPSSSPPQAVALSVVSRIKYSSFGWLNTVSNAATAATGKVFVPSGAVAAVFHKSVTHDLQQNSRTNSLEHILVYTPSGHVVQHELLPSVCAGSPESGSRVQTASHAQVQEDDLRVKVEPIQWWDVCRRSDWLETEERLPKSVTEKQYHLDTGSSNLPVHEDACLSLDINGNFGEDKTSSEKAPERSHCYLSNFEVKLTSGILPVWQNSKISFHVMDSPKDNTGGEFEIEIVPAHELEIKQKKLMPVFDHFHSTKATPEERFSMKCYHTSPLGSYQANGKICQDIINCHSKPGSAGSSEESSSKRMDNFHDSDHMNNSFKSSSNLYPTTNGFYKEIEKENTNGFVEKPVTAEFYTLEETRMEKHITNGFTTQPVQTDITVNEQMLSTEESPMNFGFSLREEHCKAVADPKEEHLMKSAEVTNGHHLNVNNSTEKPQGDEMVCGMVSFVGD